CGTTCTCTTGCAAGTAGGTCACGGTCTCGCGCTCGAGCGTGTTCTTGAGCCCGCTGCCGTCCACCACCGGCGTGATCTTCACCGCCTCCAGCATGCGCAGGCCGTCGCGCATCGCAAAGCGCTTGGTGCCGGCATAAAGGTAGACGTCGATGCCGCCAAGCCCGATGGCATCGACGGTGCCGTCGAGTTCGCGCAAGGCTGCGATGGCGCGGTCGAGCGATCCGTCGAAGCCGATGCGCCGGATGTCGAACGTCTCGCCGAGCCACTGAGTCTCCACCCGGTGATCGCGCGACGACGATCCCAGGCTGACCGAGACGACTTTCTTCATTGCACCGCCGGCAGCGGGCGGACCTGATCGACCGAAATCGCGTGGCCGTTGGTGGATCGCGCCGCACGCGCAGCCCGCGCGAGCATCCGCGTCTTCGCGATCTTCTCTTCGGTGACCGGCTTGTCGAACGCGCGCATGCCGGCCAAGACGAAGCCGTGCTTTGCCGCCAGCTGTTCGATCTCGAGGACCTTGTGGATATTGATGCCGCGACCGAGCGAAAAATTCTCGATGCGATTTTCGAGGGTGAGGATCATGGTCTCGGACATGCACGCAAGCGCGACCGCATCGGGCAGACCGAAGTCGAAGTTGAAATTCGGATCGCCCGGCACGCGGATGTTTCCGCCTTCGGTGACGAGCACGTCCGGCCGCTCGGACGCGACGCGGCGCGAAACGTCGTGCGGCAGCGAGACCTCGCACACGACTGCGCCGGGCCGCAGGTCTTCCGGCTCGACGATGCACGAGGTTGCGGCAGTCGCGGTCAGGACGATGTCGGCGTTGCGAACGGCGTCGGCCACATCGGTCGTGCAGTCGAGCATGGCGCTGACGTGGGGCTGCATGGCGTGCCGAAGATTCTTCAAGCGAGTGGCGTTGCGCGCAGCGAGCGTGAGACGGGCGACCTTGTTCCCCAGGATCTGCGCACACGCCGAGCCGATGCTGCCGGTGGCGCCGATGACTGCTGCGCTCGCGGTGGAGAGATCGATGTCCATCTCGCGCGCCCCGCGCAGCAAGCTCTGGATGGCCGAAGCAATGGTATACGAGTTGCCGGTCGTGACGGCGATGGGGCAGTTCTCAGCCACCGTCACGCCGCCGTCGCCGACGACTGCGGTGAAGCCGCCTAGGCCGACGATGTCGCAGCCGAGCTCGGCGGCAAGATTGGCGCCGGCGATCACGCGCGCCATGGCCTCTTCTCGCGGCAATTCAAGCCACTGCTCGGGAAGCAGCGGCGTGCCGATGAAAAACCCTTCGATCTCCTCGCCGGTCAGGCTACGAACGCCGGTGATCGTCGAGACCTTGTAGGCCGGCATCCACTCGAGGATCTTTTTGATGAGCGGCATGCCCTTGCCGACTGCCTTTGGTTCGTACCGCAGGACATCGTCGTACGACAGCGGGTGGATGAGGAACCCGAACTTGCGCAAAGAGCGTGCCGCCTCGAGAGTTTCGCGTGCATTGGCAATCAGGATACCGGCCAGCTCTTTGCCGACCGGACCCGAAGTGCGACCTCGGTTATTATTACCCGACGCGGCCCTCCGGCCCTTCGCTCTTGGCTTTGAGCGCCCGCAGCATCATGAGAGAATTCTCTTCAACCTTCTTGTGAAGGATGGGTCCGATCAGCTCGGCGAGCGTGGGCACACCGAAGTCGTAGTCCACTGCGAGGACCACGTGCGTCACGCCATCGTGTTCCTCAAATGTCCAGAAACCCTCGAATTTGTCGAGATCGCCATCCAATAACCGGTAGTCGATGCGCGTGTGCTCGTCGTCGAACACGTCTTCTTCCGTCCATTCGATGGGCGCCTCTTCGACGAGCGTCTTCCAACGCGTTATAGTCTTCTTGCCGTCGCGGCGAACGATGTGGACGTACTCGACGTCGGGCATGAACTCGGCGTAGCGTTCCATGTCCTTCGCCAGTTCGTAGATCTTCCGCCGCGGCGCGGCGATATCTATTGCGGTTTCGACGTACGGCATGGCGAAATTACTCGAGGCCTTTCAGACTTCCGGCCCCGGGCGATTTCCGAGTCGGGCATAAAAAGGAAGCGGCCGAGTTGATCTCGACCGGCGCGGCCGTAGCGGATGTTCATCGGCCATTGAGGACCCCCAATTTTTCCTTGGCCTTCGCCGTTCCTTGTGCGAAGATAGCCATACCTTCATCGATTTCGGCTTCAGTGACGATGAGCGGCGGTTCGAGCCGGATCACGCGCTGTTCGTTCAGCGTATATGCTGCGGTCATGCCAAGTTTGAGACACTCCGGAATGATCACGCCCGCGTAACCCTCGCTCGTCAGTTCGACCCCGACGACGAGCCCGCGGCCGCGCACTTCGGCGATGACATCGGGCATGCGCGCCTGCAATGCTCGCGCCTTTTCGAGCAGATAGACGCCCATCGTGCGCGCTCGTTCGACGAGCCGTTCTTCCTTCAACACGCCGAGCGCCGCGAGCCCCGCCGTGCAGGCGAGCGGATTGCCGCCGAACGTCGAGGTGTGAACGAGCGGCGATTTGCCGAATGCTTGCATCCATACGTCGGGCCGCGCGATCGTCGCACCGATCGGCACAACACCGCCGGATAGTCCCTTGGCGACCGTGATGATGTCCGGCACGACGCCTTCGTGATCGACTCCCCAAAGGTAGCCGGTGCGCCCGAGCCCGGTCTGCACTTCATCAGCGATGAAGAGCGCGTTGTGCTTGTCGCAAAGTTCGCGCACGCCTCTGAGGTAGCCGTCGGGCGGCAAGATGACGCCGCCCTCGCATTGGATGGGTTCGACGATAAACGCGGCCGCGCCGGGCAGTGCGCGGTCGAGCGCGTCGAGATCGCCGAACTTCACGTGTTCGAATTCCGGCACCAGCGGCTTGAACGAATCTTTGAAGATGTCCCGTCCGGTCGCGGTCAAGCTGCCCATCGTCTTGCCGTGGTAAGCGTTATGCGTCGAGACGATATGCACGCGCTTGGTGGACAATCGCGCCATCTTCAGCGCCGCTTCCACTGCT
This genomic window from Candidatus Eremiobacteraceae bacterium contains:
- a CDS encoding SRPBCC family protein — translated: MPYVETAIDIAAPRRKIYELAKDMERYAEFMPDVEYVHIVRRDGKKTITRWKTLVEEAPIEWTEEDVFDDEHTRIDYRLLDGDLDKFEGFWTFEEHDGVTHVVLAVDYDFGVPTLAELIGPILHKKVEENSLMMLRALKAKSEGPEGRVG
- a CDS encoding NAD(P)H-binding protein, with the protein product MRKFGFLIHPLSYDDVLRYEPKAVGKGMPLIKKILEWMPAYKVSTITGVRSLTGEEIEGFFIGTPLLPEQWLELPREEAMARVIAGANLAAELGCDIVGLGGFTAVVGDGGVTVAENCPIAVTTGNSYTIASAIQSLLRGAREMDIDLSTASAAVIGATGSIGSACAQILGNKVARLTLAARNATRLKNLRHAMQPHVSAMLDCTTDVADAVRNADIVLTATAATSCIVEPEDLRPGAVVCEVSLPHDVSRRVASERPDVLVTEGGNIRVPGDPNFNFDFGLPDAVALACMSETMILTLENRIENFSLGRGINIHKVLEIEQLAAKHGFVLAGMRAFDKPVTEEKIAKTRMLARAARAARSTNGHAISVDQVRPLPAVQ
- a CDS encoding aspartate aminotransferase family protein, whose protein sequence is MAKQLDTEQISLFDKVYADYKEFVNPPLARFMKVAGAPVEDHAQGCRVFDSNGKSYLDFCGGYGVFTLGHSHPKVVAAVKKQLDRMSLSTRVFFNEQMGSLARELAAIAPGDLQITFFSNSGTEAVEAALKMARLSTKRVHIVSTHNAYHGKTMGSLTATGRDIFKDSFKPLVPEFEHVKFGDLDALDRALPGAAAFIVEPIQCEGGVILPPDGYLRGVRELCDKHNALFIADEVQTGLGRTGYLWGVDHEGVVPDIITVAKGLSGGVVPIGATIARPDVWMQAFGKSPLVHTSTFGGNPLACTAGLAALGVLKEERLVERARTMGVYLLEKARALQARMPDVIAEVRGRGLVVGVELTSEGYAGVIIPECLKLGMTAAYTLNEQRVIRLEPPLIVTEAEIDEGMAIFAQGTAKAKEKLGVLNGR